The Caenorhabditis elegans chromosome II genome has a segment encoding these proteins:
- the nfi-1 gene encoding Nuclear factor I family protein (Confirmed by transcript evidence) yields MEPHLKIDVSSASGSTTTGATASTSEAPQDSQAQQTMPPPSSDWSNQFNSPEAEDMGPFVEQLLPFVRASAYNWFHLQAAKRRHFKEFDKKMCASEENAKLAELQNDRDELKVKWASRLLGKIKKDIQNDDKEAFISAINGSEPNKCIISVADQKGKMRRIDCLRQADKVWRLDLVTIILFKGIPLESTDGERLERSEACVHPLCINPFHMAISVRGLDVFMANYLKDVDTKITLTYPRNDELSDTVMVKQEPGEQTIVAPHAVLGTSSTHTRVWETNSERNAETIIITYDPQKACHTYFGGRATLAQQSLSAGNTYMVNKTAVDNNFFNAKRSVLCLPPPPIQNCFPYPIAGTSDSQQMDMSEDSNDGPSEKRSRDISSHDSPNSSTNDEVRRIVESGTEKLVLGSSIWAAPGQFSRTQQNQGAPGTSRQVRPLPDFQSQDSARSPGAFRSTAKPVCRMTVNTGNHGDVGVVVVDERNREHVIHAQHIVNALSSLRTTPSMRESPVGRKRMHPHTSNSFEFLNCNQEMNKNEGALGSDISPTHTAVSNLISRESSGYMASPTKFTTARGDTTSFSKIFQKIEEKHLQHNQPSTSYCNSQIQPPILSSKPVDSSVKLIAPVAVKPIMSGCNSIIPSPITTPRITPSFRMLEDDSLINVLGQLAHSNDGTTLNDSFIQHLIDTNSRSPLLSSGNAFSALSMGAVSGLVPGNSIHRPDSSASNGSNSLGVAMGLAVPQNIALAVQQTQNAMSPLHQIRVSVGAPPACSPSSSNSSLGAANQAPVSNTPQDPNAPKLPTDFSHALRNEKK; encoded by the exons atggaGCCGCATCTCAAG ATCGATGTCAGCTCCGCCAGCGGTTCGACGACCACTGGTGCAACAGCTTCAACATCAGAAGCACCTCAAGACTCACAGGCACAGCAGACAATGCCTCCACCATCTTCTGATTGGAGTAATCAATTCAATTCTCCAGAAGCC GAAGATATGGGACCATTTGTCGAACAACTTCTACCTTTTGTCAGAGCAAGTGCCTATAATTGGTTTCATCTGCAG GCAGCAAAACGACGGCACTTCAAAGAATTTGATAAGAAGATGTGTGCGAGTGAAGAAAACGCGAAATTAGCAGAATTACAA AATGATAGAGATGAATTAAAAGTGAAATGGGCTTCCAGActtttgggaaaaataaaaaaagatattCAAAATGACGATAAAGAAGCGTTTATTTCGGCT atCAATGGAAGTGAGCCGAACAAGTGTATTATATCAGTTGCTGATCAGAAAGGGAAAATGCGGCGAATTGATTGCTTACGCCAAGCTGACAAAGTTTGGAGGCTTGATCTGGTtactattattttatttaaa ggaatTCCTCTCGAGAGCACCGACGGCGAGCGTCTCGAACGATCCGAGGCATGTGTCCACCCTCTGTGCATAAATCCTTTTCATATGGCGATTAGTGTTCGCGGTCTTGACGTTTTTATGGCAAACTATCTGAAAGACGTTGACACTAAAATTACATTGACCTATCCGAGAAATGATGAACTTTCTGATACAGTGATGGTAAAGCAAGAGCCCGGTGAACAGACAATTGTAGCTCCTCATGCAGTTCTTGGCACAAGTTCTACTCATACTCGTGTCTGGGAAACGAATTCCGAACGAAATGCGGAAACAATCATTATCACTTATGATCCACAGAAAGCTTGCCATACTTATTTTG gtggTCGTGCTACTCTTGCCCAACAGTCTCTTTCTGCGGGAAACACGTATATGGTTAACAAAACCGCAGTCGAcaacaactttttcaatgcaaaaagaTCTGTTCTATGTCTACCACCTCCTCcgattcaaaattgttttccttaTCCCATCGCGGGAACATCTGATTCTCAACAAATGGATATGTCGGAGGATTCCAACGATGGACCTTCAGAGAAACGAAGTCGGGATATATCATCGCATGATTCTCCTAATTCCAG CACTAACGACGAAGTTCGGCGGATAGTGGAAAGTGGAACGGAAAAATTGGTACTCGGAAGCTCCATATGGGCAGCACCAGGCCAATTCTCTCGTACACAACAAAATCAAGGAGCTCCCGGAACGAGTCGGCAAGTGAGACCGCTTCCCGATTTTCAAAGTCAAGATTCTGCGAGGAGTCCGGGTGCATTCCGTTCAACAGCAAAACCCGTTTGTCGAATGACAGTGAATACTGGAAATCATGGCGATGTTGGAGTCGTTGTTGTTGATGAAAGAAATCGGGAGCATGTGATTCATG CTCAACATATAGTGAATGCATTGAGCTCACTTCGAACGACACCATCGATGCGAGAAAGTCCAGTTGGCAGAAAAAGAATGCATCCGCATACGAGCaattcatttgaatttttgaattgcaatCAGGAAATGAATAAAA atgaaGGAGCTTTAGGAAGCGATATTTCACCGACTCACACTGCTGTTTCTAATCTAATCAGCAGAGAAAGTAGTGGATACATGGCAAGCCCAACAAAATTCACAACAGCACGCGGAGATACAACAAGCTTCAG caaaattttccaaaagatcGAAGAGAAACATCTGCAACATAATCAACCGAGCACGAGCTACTGTAATTCACAAATCCAACCACCAATCTTATCATCGAAACCAGTTGATTcatcagtgaaattaattgCTCCAGTTGCAGTGAAACCAATTATGTCAGGATGTAATTCAATCATTCCATCACCCATCACAACTCCTCGTATAACTCCTTCATTTCGAATGCTTGAAGATGATTCATTGATTAATGTACTTGGACAACTTGCACACAGTAATGACGGAACAACTTTAA ACGATAGCTTCATTCAACATCTTATTGATACCAATTCTCGATCTCCATTGCTTAGTAGTGGAAATGCTTTTTCGGCATTATCAATGGGAGCTGTGAGTGGATTAGTTCCTGGTAATTCGATTCATCGTCCGGATAGTTCTGCAAGCAA CGGATCGAATTCGTTGGGTGTAGCAATGGGATTGGCCGTTCCTCAAAATATTGCACTGGCCGTCCAGCAAACTCAAAATGCAATGTCACCTCTTCATCAA ATTCGTGTTAGCGTTGGAGCTCCACCAGCATGCTCCCCGTCATCATCAAATTCATCTCTAGGAGCTGCAAATCAAGCACCGGTCTCAAATACTCCACAAGATCCGAATGCTCCAAAGCTGCCAACTGACTTTTCACATGCTCTTcgtaatgagaaaaaatga
- the nfi-1 gene encoding Nuclear factor I family protein (Confirmed by transcript evidence): MEPHLKIDVSSASGSTTTGATASTSEAPQDSQAQQTMPPPSSDWSNQFNSPEAVSPKANGIKCFSPYSQEDMGPFVEQLLPFVRASAYNWFHLQAAKRRHFKEFDKKMCASEENAKLAELQNDRDELKVKWASRLLGKIKKDIQNDDKEAFISAINGSEPNKCIISVADQKGKMRRIDCLRQADKVWRLDLVTIILFKGIPLESTDGERLERSEACVHPLCINPFHMAISVRGLDVFMANYLKDVDTKITLTYPRNDELSDTVMVKQEPGEQTIVAPHAVLGTSSTHTRVWETNSERNAETIIITYDPQKACHTYFGGRATLAQQSLSAGNTYMVNKTAVDNNFFNAKRSVLCLPPPPIQNCFPYPIAGTSDSQQMDMSEDSNDGPSEKRSRDISSHDSPNSSTNDEVRRIVESGTEKLVLGSSIWAAPGQFSRTQQNQGAPGTSRQVRPLPDFQSQDSARSPGAFRSTAKPVCRMTVNTGNHGDVGVVVVDERNREHVIHAQHIVNALSSLRTTPSMRESPVGRKRMHPHTSNSFEFLNCNQEMNKNEGALGSDISPTHTAVSNLISRESSGYMASPTKFTTARGDTTSFSKIFQKIEEKHLQHNQPSTSYCNSQIQPPILSSKPVDSSVKLIAPVAVKPIMSGCNSIIPSPITTPRITPSFRMLEDDSLINVLGQLAHSNDGTTLNDSFIQHLIDTNSRSPLLSSGNAFSALSMGAVSGLVPGNSIHRPDSSASNGSNSLGVAMGLAVPQNIALAVQQTQNAMSPLHQIRVSVGAPPACSPSSSNSSLGAANQAPVSNTPQDPNAPKLPTDFSHALRNEKK; this comes from the exons atggaGCCGCATCTCAAG ATCGATGTCAGCTCCGCCAGCGGTTCGACGACCACTGGTGCAACAGCTTCAACATCAGAAGCACCTCAAGACTCACAGGCACAGCAGACAATGCCTCCACCATCTTCTGATTGGAGTAATCAATTCAATTCTCCAGAAGCCGTGAGTCCGAAAGCCAATGGTATCAAATGCTTCAGTCCTTACTCACAGGAAGATATGGGACCATTTGTCGAACAACTTCTACCTTTTGTCAGAGCAAGTGCCTATAATTGGTTTCATCTGCAG GCAGCAAAACGACGGCACTTCAAAGAATTTGATAAGAAGATGTGTGCGAGTGAAGAAAACGCGAAATTAGCAGAATTACAA AATGATAGAGATGAATTAAAAGTGAAATGGGCTTCCAGActtttgggaaaaataaaaaaagatattCAAAATGACGATAAAGAAGCGTTTATTTCGGCT atCAATGGAAGTGAGCCGAACAAGTGTATTATATCAGTTGCTGATCAGAAAGGGAAAATGCGGCGAATTGATTGCTTACGCCAAGCTGACAAAGTTTGGAGGCTTGATCTGGTtactattattttatttaaa ggaatTCCTCTCGAGAGCACCGACGGCGAGCGTCTCGAACGATCCGAGGCATGTGTCCACCCTCTGTGCATAAATCCTTTTCATATGGCGATTAGTGTTCGCGGTCTTGACGTTTTTATGGCAAACTATCTGAAAGACGTTGACACTAAAATTACATTGACCTATCCGAGAAATGATGAACTTTCTGATACAGTGATGGTAAAGCAAGAGCCCGGTGAACAGACAATTGTAGCTCCTCATGCAGTTCTTGGCACAAGTTCTACTCATACTCGTGTCTGGGAAACGAATTCCGAACGAAATGCGGAAACAATCATTATCACTTATGATCCACAGAAAGCTTGCCATACTTATTTTG gtggTCGTGCTACTCTTGCCCAACAGTCTCTTTCTGCGGGAAACACGTATATGGTTAACAAAACCGCAGTCGAcaacaactttttcaatgcaaaaagaTCTGTTCTATGTCTACCACCTCCTCcgattcaaaattgttttccttaTCCCATCGCGGGAACATCTGATTCTCAACAAATGGATATGTCGGAGGATTCCAACGATGGACCTTCAGAGAAACGAAGTCGGGATATATCATCGCATGATTCTCCTAATTCCAG CACTAACGACGAAGTTCGGCGGATAGTGGAAAGTGGAACGGAAAAATTGGTACTCGGAAGCTCCATATGGGCAGCACCAGGCCAATTCTCTCGTACACAACAAAATCAAGGAGCTCCCGGAACGAGTCGGCAAGTGAGACCGCTTCCCGATTTTCAAAGTCAAGATTCTGCGAGGAGTCCGGGTGCATTCCGTTCAACAGCAAAACCCGTTTGTCGAATGACAGTGAATACTGGAAATCATGGCGATGTTGGAGTCGTTGTTGTTGATGAAAGAAATCGGGAGCATGTGATTCATG CTCAACATATAGTGAATGCATTGAGCTCACTTCGAACGACACCATCGATGCGAGAAAGTCCAGTTGGCAGAAAAAGAATGCATCCGCATACGAGCaattcatttgaatttttgaattgcaatCAGGAAATGAATAAAA atgaaGGAGCTTTAGGAAGCGATATTTCACCGACTCACACTGCTGTTTCTAATCTAATCAGCAGAGAAAGTAGTGGATACATGGCAAGCCCAACAAAATTCACAACAGCACGCGGAGATACAACAAGCTTCAG caaaattttccaaaagatcGAAGAGAAACATCTGCAACATAATCAACCGAGCACGAGCTACTGTAATTCACAAATCCAACCACCAATCTTATCATCGAAACCAGTTGATTcatcagtgaaattaattgCTCCAGTTGCAGTGAAACCAATTATGTCAGGATGTAATTCAATCATTCCATCACCCATCACAACTCCTCGTATAACTCCTTCATTTCGAATGCTTGAAGATGATTCATTGATTAATGTACTTGGACAACTTGCACACAGTAATGACGGAACAACTTTAA ACGATAGCTTCATTCAACATCTTATTGATACCAATTCTCGATCTCCATTGCTTAGTAGTGGAAATGCTTTTTCGGCATTATCAATGGGAGCTGTGAGTGGATTAGTTCCTGGTAATTCGATTCATCGTCCGGATAGTTCTGCAAGCAA CGGATCGAATTCGTTGGGTGTAGCAATGGGATTGGCCGTTCCTCAAAATATTGCACTGGCCGTCCAGCAAACTCAAAATGCAATGTCACCTCTTCATCAA ATTCGTGTTAGCGTTGGAGCTCCACCAGCATGCTCCCCGTCATCATCAAATTCATCTCTAGGAGCTGCAAATCAAGCACCGGTCTCAAATACTCCACAAGATCCGAATGCTCCAAAGCTGCCAACTGACTTTTCACATGCTCTTcgtaatgagaaaaaatga
- the nfi-1 gene encoding Nuclear factor I family protein (Confirmed by transcript evidence), which produces MPPPSSDWSNQFNSPEAVSPKANGIKCFSPYSQEDMGPFVEQLLPFVRASAYNWFHLQAAKRRHFKEFDKKMCASEENAKLAELQNDRDELKVKWASRLLGKIKKDIQNDDKEAFISAINGSEPNKCIISVADQKGKMRRIDCLRQADKVWRLDLVTIILFKGIPLESTDGERLERSEACVHPLCINPFHMAISVRGLDVFMANYLKDVDTKITLTYPRNDELSDTVMVKQEPGEQTIVAPHAVLGTSSTHTRVWETNSERNAETIIITYDPQKACHTYFGGRATLAQQSLSAGNTYMVNKTAVDNNFFNAKRSVLCLPPPPIQNCFPYPIAGTSDSQQMDMSEDSNDGPSEKRSRDISSHDSPNSSTNDEVRRIVESGTEKLVLGSSIWAAPGQFSRTQQNQGAPGTSRQVRPLPDFQSQDSARSPGAFRSTAKPVCRMTVNTGNHGDVGVVVVDERNREHVIHAQHIVNALSSLRTTPSMRESPVGRKRMHPHTSNSFEFLNCNQEMNKNEGALGSDISPTHTAVSNLISRESSGYMASPTKFTTARGDTTSFSKIFQKIEEKHLQHNQPSTSYCNSQIQPPILSSKPVDSSVKLIAPVAVKPIMSGCNSIIPSPITTPRITPSFRMLEDDSLINVLGQLAHSNDGTTLNDSFIQHLIDTNSRSPLLSSGNAFSALSMGAVSGLVPGNSIHRPDSSASNGSNSLGVAMGLAVPQNIALAVQQTQNAMSPLHQIRVSVGAPPACSPSSSNSSLGAANQAPVSNTPQDPNAPKLPTDFSHALRNEKK; this is translated from the exons ATGCCTCCACCATCTTCTGATTGGAGTAATCAATTCAATTCTCCAGAAGCCGTGAGTCCGAAAGCCAATGGTATCAAATGCTTCAGTCCTTACTCACAGGAAGATATGGGACCATTTGTCGAACAACTTCTACCTTTTGTCAGAGCAAGTGCCTATAATTGGTTTCATCTGCAG GCAGCAAAACGACGGCACTTCAAAGAATTTGATAAGAAGATGTGTGCGAGTGAAGAAAACGCGAAATTAGCAGAATTACAA AATGATAGAGATGAATTAAAAGTGAAATGGGCTTCCAGActtttgggaaaaataaaaaaagatattCAAAATGACGATAAAGAAGCGTTTATTTCGGCT atCAATGGAAGTGAGCCGAACAAGTGTATTATATCAGTTGCTGATCAGAAAGGGAAAATGCGGCGAATTGATTGCTTACGCCAAGCTGACAAAGTTTGGAGGCTTGATCTGGTtactattattttatttaaa ggaatTCCTCTCGAGAGCACCGACGGCGAGCGTCTCGAACGATCCGAGGCATGTGTCCACCCTCTGTGCATAAATCCTTTTCATATGGCGATTAGTGTTCGCGGTCTTGACGTTTTTATGGCAAACTATCTGAAAGACGTTGACACTAAAATTACATTGACCTATCCGAGAAATGATGAACTTTCTGATACAGTGATGGTAAAGCAAGAGCCCGGTGAACAGACAATTGTAGCTCCTCATGCAGTTCTTGGCACAAGTTCTACTCATACTCGTGTCTGGGAAACGAATTCCGAACGAAATGCGGAAACAATCATTATCACTTATGATCCACAGAAAGCTTGCCATACTTATTTTG gtggTCGTGCTACTCTTGCCCAACAGTCTCTTTCTGCGGGAAACACGTATATGGTTAACAAAACCGCAGTCGAcaacaactttttcaatgcaaaaagaTCTGTTCTATGTCTACCACCTCCTCcgattcaaaattgttttccttaTCCCATCGCGGGAACATCTGATTCTCAACAAATGGATATGTCGGAGGATTCCAACGATGGACCTTCAGAGAAACGAAGTCGGGATATATCATCGCATGATTCTCCTAATTCCAG CACTAACGACGAAGTTCGGCGGATAGTGGAAAGTGGAACGGAAAAATTGGTACTCGGAAGCTCCATATGGGCAGCACCAGGCCAATTCTCTCGTACACAACAAAATCAAGGAGCTCCCGGAACGAGTCGGCAAGTGAGACCGCTTCCCGATTTTCAAAGTCAAGATTCTGCGAGGAGTCCGGGTGCATTCCGTTCAACAGCAAAACCCGTTTGTCGAATGACAGTGAATACTGGAAATCATGGCGATGTTGGAGTCGTTGTTGTTGATGAAAGAAATCGGGAGCATGTGATTCATG CTCAACATATAGTGAATGCATTGAGCTCACTTCGAACGACACCATCGATGCGAGAAAGTCCAGTTGGCAGAAAAAGAATGCATCCGCATACGAGCaattcatttgaatttttgaattgcaatCAGGAAATGAATAAAA atgaaGGAGCTTTAGGAAGCGATATTTCACCGACTCACACTGCTGTTTCTAATCTAATCAGCAGAGAAAGTAGTGGATACATGGCAAGCCCAACAAAATTCACAACAGCACGCGGAGATACAACAAGCTTCAG caaaattttccaaaagatcGAAGAGAAACATCTGCAACATAATCAACCGAGCACGAGCTACTGTAATTCACAAATCCAACCACCAATCTTATCATCGAAACCAGTTGATTcatcagtgaaattaattgCTCCAGTTGCAGTGAAACCAATTATGTCAGGATGTAATTCAATCATTCCATCACCCATCACAACTCCTCGTATAACTCCTTCATTTCGAATGCTTGAAGATGATTCATTGATTAATGTACTTGGACAACTTGCACACAGTAATGACGGAACAACTTTAA ACGATAGCTTCATTCAACATCTTATTGATACCAATTCTCGATCTCCATTGCTTAGTAGTGGAAATGCTTTTTCGGCATTATCAATGGGAGCTGTGAGTGGATTAGTTCCTGGTAATTCGATTCATCGTCCGGATAGTTCTGCAAGCAA CGGATCGAATTCGTTGGGTGTAGCAATGGGATTGGCCGTTCCTCAAAATATTGCACTGGCCGTCCAGCAAACTCAAAATGCAATGTCACCTCTTCATCAA ATTCGTGTTAGCGTTGGAGCTCCACCAGCATGCTCCCCGTCATCATCAAATTCATCTCTAGGAGCTGCAAATCAAGCACCGGTCTCAAATACTCCACAAGATCCGAATGCTCCAAAGCTGCCAACTGACTTTTCACATGCTCTTcgtaatgagaaaaaatga
- the rol-8 gene encoding Cuticle collagen 6 (Confirmed by transcript evidence), with amino-acid sequence MDVKETEEQRQMRRIAFVAVVVSTAAVIASVVTLPMLYNYVQSFQSHLMVETDYCKARSRDMWLEMTALQAGKGMGHRMKRAWLFGQWIPETSAGGGGSGNGGGNYGSGASTGGGANTAGYGGYGAAVNAEPAAVCCTCNQGAAGPPGPEGPPGNDGKDGRNGNDGKNGRDAEVLPAPASEPCIICPTGAPGPMGAMGPKGPPGPKGSPGEPPQDGKSGDDGMAGQPGPIGRPGRDGMKGAPGAAGRLIPVPGPQGAPGKPGPIGPPGPKGNPGPDGQSYQGPPGPPGDSGTPGHEGRAGPNGPAGPPGDNGEKGDCGHCPPPRTPPGY; translated from the exons ATGGACGTTAAAGAGACAGAAGAGCAACGGCAGATGCGTCGCATCGCTTTTGTTGCCGTTGTTGTATCCACTGCTGCTGTAATTGCATCTGTTGTAACACTTCCAATGCTCTATAATTATGTTCAGTCGTTCCAATCTCATCTTATGGTCGAAACCGATTACTGCAAG GCTCGTTCTCGTGACATGTGGCTCGAGATGACAGCTCTTCAAGCTGGAAAGGGAATGGGACATCGTATGAAGAGAGCCTGGCTCTTCGGACAATGGATCCCAGAGACTTCCGCTGGAGGAGGTGGATCTGGAAACGGAGGTGGAAACTATGGATCCGGAGCCTCTACCGGTGGTGGTGCCAACACCGCTGGATATGGAGGATACGGAGCCGCTGTTAACGCCGAGCCAGCAGCTGTCTGCTGCACATGTAACCAGGGAGCCGCTGGGCCACCAGGACCAGAAGGACCACCAGGAAATGATGGAAAGGATGGAAGAAACGGAAATGATGGAAAGAACGGTAGAGATGCTGAGGTTCTTCCAGCTCCAGCTTCCGAGCCATGTATCATCTGCCCAACTGGAGCTCCAGGACCAATGGGAGCTATGGGACCAAagggaccaccaggaccaaaGGGATCTCCAGGAGAGCCACCACAAGACGGAAAGTCTGGAGACGATGGTATGGCTGGACAACCAGGACCAATTGGAAGACCAGGACGCGACGGAATGAAGGGAGCGCCAGGAGCCGCTGGACGCCTCATTCCGGTGCCAGGACCACAAGGAGCACCAGGAAAGCCAGGACCAatcggaccaccaggaccgaAAGGAAACCCAGGACCAGACGGGCAATCCTAccaaggaccaccaggaccaccaggagacTCAGGAACTCCAGGACACGAAGGTCGCGCCGGACCAAatggaccagctggaccaccaggagacaATGGAGAGAAGGGAGACTGTGGACATTGCCCAC CACCGCGTACCCCACCAGGCTACTAA
- the fbxa-224 gene encoding F-box A protein 224 (Confirmed by transcript evidence) — protein sequence MSAAIRENELLIRACILYESLDDKPIAESYKNFCRKVGKDIMTLHDFDYWFYRFHNGNHDLYHDRSKDPKPKSLSDFPIGVMYDVLGHVDPFERLVLRKVSRNLRDVVQKMRCELDALYVNKENTCISIGFGQGTITYSQVDNGCQVDQWKSSSGYKKKFVEGGDFMELFNTDFRTLLENKKVILNSFDVHHYLLARNGTNEEQFLDHLIEIIKSSNKFTTRSFGIGDLSFDKIARFLELMEPKSLEKLEIGNIIGSTDYDHLVNTEQWKTLKHFISECVEISIPIDHLLHFTTMKVDLTELTVHDALKIRDMLDTSETFDYAMIYVKMTDPIEVARVFNPEYNNDDNQNRLFYYTNPGNKKFAIGSSKSMLSISDLASDYFAD from the exons ATGTCGGCCGCAATTCGCGAGAATGAGCTCTTGATCCGAGCATGTATTCTTTACGAGTCACTCGATGATAAGCCAATCGCGGAATCATACAAAAACTTTTGCCGAAAAGTTGGAAAGGATATCATGACACTTCATGATTTTGACTACTGGTTCTACCGCTTTCACAATGGAAATCATGATTTATATCATGATAGAAG caaGGATCCCAAACCAAAATCGCTGTCAGACTTCCCGATCGGAGTAATGTACGATGTGTTGGGCCATGTGGATCCGTTTGAAAG ATTGGTACTTCGAAAAGTATCTCGAAATCTTCGCGACGTTGTTCAGAAAATGAGATGCGAATTGGATGCTTTGTATGTCAATAAAGAGAACACTTGCATCAGTATTGGTTTTGGTCAGGGTACAATAACTTATTCTCAAGTGGATAATGGATGTCAGGTTGATCAGTGGAAAAGCTCAAGTGGTTATAAGAAAAAGTTTGTCGAAGGAGGTGATTTTATGGAGTTATTCAACACTGATTTCCGGACActattggaaaacaaaaaagtcatTCTAAATTCGTTTGATGTGCATCACTATTTGTTGGCCCGCAATGGAACAAATGAAGAACAGTTTCTTGACCACCTCATTGAAATCATCAAGTCGTCTAATAAATTCACCACAAGAAGCTTCGGCATTGGTGACTTGAGTTTTGATAAAATCGCTCGCTTTCTAGAGCTTATGGAGCCGAAATCACTTGAGAAACTGGAGATCGGTAACATAATTGGCTCGACTGACTATGATCATCTTGTGAATACCGAACAATGGAAAACGCTCAAACATTTCATATCTGAATGTGTTGAAATTTCCATTCCAATTGATCATTTACTACATTTCACTACGATGAAAGTGGACTTGACTGAACTCACTGTACATGATGCCTTGAAAATTCGTGAC ATGCTCGACACTTCCGAAACGTTTGATTATGCGATGATCTATGTGAAAATGACCGATCCAATTGAAGTTGCGAGAGTATTTAATCCGGAGTATAACAATGATGACAACCAGAATAGATTATTTTACTACACTAACCCGGGAAACAAGAAGTTCGCAATTGGTTCGAGTAAAAGTATGCTGTCTATTAGTGATCTAGCCTCTGACTATTTTGCTGACTGA